The segment GGTTGTCGTGTCGCGGATCTAATCCCTGAGCTTCCTAAAACTATCGACAATTGCCTGTATATCAACCCCAGGTACGCCTAGCATCTCCTTTGTATCCCTGATATTTGCGTCAAGATTCTCCAACAGTTCTGGCGATAACgcagccttgagcttctctaGCGCAGTGACTAGGCCTTTATTGGCTCTTAACAGGGtgtcttctcttctctttccAGGAAGAGTATCAGAACGTACGGCGTACTCGCTGTAATCGAGGTAGTTGACGCACGGTCAAGAGCCGAGACCCCGTCTCTATTATCATACTCATTCAGGATAGgatggccgccaaggtcATCCGGGTTAATGTTTCGGCTCCCGAGGCATTCGTCAACACTAGTGTAGTTCTCTCCATTTTGTGGCATCTTGTAAAGGCGGCGAAAACAGCATGTCATTTTGCCAGTGTTTTCCTCCGATGGGACCGGAGACGGGAGGGAGCAGCGGTATGACATCAGGTTCAAAGCAGCCGGTAAAGTCGGTTGGAACCTTCTTAAATGGCCTGATGTCGCCCGCGACACGTTGCTGCTGAGGTGCCGTGAGAACAACACCCGCGAGGAAGTGAAGCGCCATGGCAAAATTCATCGCGAATATAGAAATAAGATCAGGCGATCCGGTTAATAGCAAGGCCAAGTGTAGAGCTTAAACAAGAGATGGGTTGAATATTCCAGCAGAGTATCCTCGGGCATGCGCTCCTTTATATGTTCGTCGTGCGGTTCTACCCTCTTTGGAGCAGCAGAGCCCCGGGTCCTGAAAGCTGCTTCTAGAGTCGGAGGTATTATAGGCATGACACCACGTGGTGTGCTGGTGCCATGATGCATTACTCTGTAAGTTGTAAATATGGCTATATATAGGTGGGTTATGCTGGGATTTGGCTTgctataaagtaaaactacATGCGTAATCTCCTTGGTAGCGTGAGGGAAGGGCAACGTACGGACTTCTCCGTGAACGGCGCCACGCGAATAGCGTTTTCCATTGGCCTACTAATCTCGTTGATTCGTTAAAGGTGGCTGCAAGTAGGTGAAAAGACGACTAGGCGCTACACGATGGTGTATGTAGTCGGCCCTGGAGGTGTCCTGACAAGCACCGGCAGTGCTGTCCGGAATCGGTCGGCCTATGCTAGCATTTTGCAAACCACTCCATCAGGCAATCGACGTGCGGTCAATAAAGTAGGATGGCAAGTTTGAAAATAGTAAAGGAGATGAACTATGAGCCCAAAAGAGTTATTAAAGCTGTGATTTGTGACGTAGTTTAACATGTCTCATAGCCAAAGTCTTTCACACTGCCTATTTGACGTCAAGACACATCACTACTCCTTTAGTCTGAGTTAATTACACCTAAAAGTGTTTTCTCGGACAGCTATCGGGGAGTGAAACAGATATATGCGCATTTGTACACCAGTTCCTGCATCTCTGTACAAGGCAATGTAGTTTCTAAACGTCCGAATTGTGATTCAACGTGAAGGAGACTGTGTTAAAAGGTGCTGACACGAATGTCGAAGTGAGAAACAGGAGTGACAGAAGAGTAATCGACACTGGATCGTTTTCATTTCAAGGCAAGTACTAATAATTCTTCTCCATCCAACCTATAAAGTAAGGTCAACAACTATTATCCCGCGTCCCGAATGCCAGCCCAGTAGACCTCATCCTGTGGTCCATGCATGAAAAAATCGCGTTATTCACCATGGATGGCTCTATCGAGGCATGATTAGCATAGACTCAGGACCATAACAAAAACATTGTGCTGCTCACCCTTCCATCCCAGCACCAAAAGGTACCCGTGTCGCCTTGTCCCTTTTCCGCCATGACCGCCAACATTCCCGACACACTTTCCGAGGCGCTAATGCAGCCCTTCACTTCCCAGCCGAGTTGAATATCCGCCATGTCGCTATTCCCACGGTCAGTTGGGGGGCCGTCCGCCGGGCCAGAAGGCATTCAACTCACGTTTCCACTTCTCCGGGATGAAGAGCCAAAATGACTGTTTCgcgcttcttctgctggcATCGTCTCAACTCGGCCGCCATGTGGCGCAGCATTTGGTTCAGCGCACTCTTGCTCGCAGCGTAGGCTCCGAACCCGTCTTCAAAATCCAAGAAGCGGGCTGTTGACCCCGAGTCGGACGAGATGAAGGCCATCTTGGGGGGCGGAGAATCAGGACTCAGGTCAAGCAGTTTTTGTGCGCAGATGATGGGCCCGATGGTGTTGGTATGCAGATGAAGCTCAAAGTCCGCAAACGAGATCTCGGTCGCTCGGTTGGGGTACTTTAAGACGCCCGCGTTCAGGACGACATTTCCCAGCTTGATGCCTTTATGCACATGTTGCTGCATTTTGTTGATAAAGTGCTAATAAGTTCTTGTTAGTCTTTCCTTGACTCTCTGTTGAGGCAGGCTTACGGTGATGCTTTCATCGCTTGAGACGTCGCATTGTTCGACGATGCATCGGTCTTGAGCTCCTTGCGAGGCAATCAAGTCGAATAGTTTTGGAGCGGCTGACACATTGCGCACCGCGGCGATCACTGGCTGGCCGGATTCCAGCAGCTGCTTGACAAACTCCAGGCCGATTCCTCGAGAGGCGCCTATAATCACCCAGGGCTTGCCGTCCATATTCGTGTTGGATTCCTTTCAAAGGAAACGCTGGATGCCGAAGTGGAATCAAATGCAACCACCTGCTTCAGTTCGTCGACTGAGGACTCCACCAGTTAACCTTGGAATTACCCCGCTTGAGACAACATGGCATGACAAGGGTATGAGAGCGAATGTGAGGTGAATAGATCGACCTAACCCTTCACAGGAAGTGGCACCACAATACCAATGTTCATCTTAAACTTCACTCGAAGCCTGTCTCGAAGGCACCCGAGAAACTGCCACAAGGACAGCTGGAAGTCGTTATTCCTCGAATCTAGCATTGCCATTACGACATGGAGTAATCACGGGGTCAACCAGCCGACTCCCCAGCTCCGACTCTCCTGCATGTGCTTTGTACTTCATCCAGCCTGTGCCAGAAGAATGCACCCAGATCTGATCCGACACCGCGGCCTTGTGGAAGGACTCGGTGACCATGCTTCTCTACATTGCTGAAGCCCAGGACCTTGCCGCGGCATTGACCTCTTGCCGAGGACGGAGGCATAACCACGTGGATTCTCGTACCTATCACGGCGCGGAAACGCGTGGTGATCCTGCCGAGCCGGGATCACATGCTGTGGCATATCCGAAAGGAAGACTTTGTCACGGACTACATTTTCGGGCAGAAGAGCGCAAAAGGTGCGATTGGCGGGAGCCCCGGAAAGCAGGTTTGGGCGGTCTGGGTGCGTCGTTACTACGGGCACCCGGGTCATCATGACGACGCGGAAGAGCATGTCAGAAATGTCATGTTCTTTACGTCCTGCGCCTCGTGGTGGAAGGTGATGAATCTTCCAACAAGCGTCACGGGGGTCAGCTGGCGCCGCTGAGAGATGCGTACGCGGagcaggcggcggcgctcaaGGCCGTGCTGCAGGCCGCTCAGGCGGGAGTAGCGGCGTGGCGTCTAGATGAGGTGAAATTGTGGGAGGCGTCGTCTTTAGGGAAGAGCCTTGTTGAGCAGAACGGCCTCGATGGTACCTGGGTTGAGCGGCAGGAGGACTGCGTTGCGTGTGCGAGGTGGGCGGGCGAAGGAGGGTGATGGCGCAGATGAGCCTCCTGTTTGGCGGAACAATGAGTATTACGCATGGTGCTAGGGCGGTACTGTGCAGATTGGTTCTCTGATTCCTTAATTTCCCGGTTAAACTTGAGATATTTCCACAATGGTTATCGTTGCATAACTGAGCCTGGGAGTAAAAGAGGCAAGAATAGCGGGCCTTGGCCAAATAACTCGAAATCACCGTATAAGTGTGCTCCTTGGACTCTTGACACTGGAAAACCTTGAAGGCTGGACTCTTGAGTTTACTGGTTAAATAAGCAATCCGAAGTGCACTTCTCTAGttgtgtactccgtgctgTCCGATGCACTATGCTCAAGCATATCAAATCTCATGTTTAACCGACCATCAGTTCCCCAGGAACCAGAGTCTGGCCCTCCTATAGTCTCAGTTGATAGGCACTTGTGCATCAAGGGATTATGTACAAGCCAATCCACGTAAAAGCCGAGCACCGCGTGAGCCAGTCGGCCAAGTATAAAGCGCCTCAAACCTCCAGTTCATCATAGAAACTATGCACAACAGACGCCGTCTGATGAAGAAGAGTCCAGTAGACTAATGCGCGTTGTATCAGTCACCTAAATAAAGCCCAAGTGACTCCTGCGCCCATTTGCCACCAAAACCCAACCTTCCTCTATACAATCTCCTCCAACTCCCTTCTTATCCCGCGCCGAATGCTCCGGATACTTGTGTATATTATCTATAGCCCAAACCAAGTCCCTCCCCAGGGCAGGCGGTATTCTACCCTCGCCACTCAAGGTCCCCAGGCCCGCAATATCAAACAAGTACCCCAAGTACTCGGCCGTCTCGCCATTTTCCCACGGAACATCGTGAAACTTTGCACCCCGGGCCCTCGTCTTCTCCGCCTGCTGCACTTCCCACGCCTCTTGTTCCTCccgcgacggcagcggcatcgAGTTTCTGTTGGACCACAGCCGCGCAAGCGCAATGGCCTGGTACTCAAAGCTTCTGAACGTCAACGTCCTCGGAAGTCCCACGATCCCGAGGTTAGGATAGTCCCGGAAGAAGGTGTGCCGGTAGCTCTTGACCAGCCTATCGGCTTTATAGTCCCACAAGGGCTGCTTGTTGACCTCTTCATTCCAGAATGGAAACGAAGCCTTGTAGCCGGTGCAGTAGATCACCGCGTCGACATTATCCAGGTATGTGTCGTCGGCGAATACGACTCTGCCGTCTGGTTGGAATTCTCTAATGGTAGGCTTCCACGATATTCCGGGCGGCGGCTCGTCGCCGTCCCACTTGGACTTGGAGCGCCGGGATACATGGACGGGGTGTTGGGCGGCAGAGACCAAgtcggcggcgacgtcgtGGCCGGAGGCGGAGTTGCCAACGACAATGACTCGTTTGTGTTCGTAGAGTAGGGGCGAGCGGTAGAACTTGGAGTGGGAGACTCGCCCGGGAAACTTGGCCATGTATGCCTCGAGGCCGGGGACTTGCGGTACCTGTCGCTGGGTTAGCTTTCCGCGTGCTTCGACATGTTTGGGTGCTGATGCGTACATAGGGAACCGAGTAGTGCCCGTTGGCTAATACCACGGCGTCGTAGAACTCTTCGCGCCACACGTCGAGGTTTCTGGTGGCGTCGTGTTTCCGGAGCGTCAACTTCCAACCTCTGGCGCCGCTGGGCGCTGGCAATGACACGCTCGAAAGATCCTCCACAGTCGTGTTAAGCTCTAGGAAGGAATCTGTCTGGTGGATGGCAAAGTAATTCTCGACATATTGCCGGGCGACGTAGTGTGGCACAAAGGGGCCGTATGCAAATCTCGAATCGGAGAAGCACATGGCTATGTCAGGGACATTTGTTCTAGTTGTATATTCAGTGTCAGGATTTGCCACAGGACTCAGAGGAGTCTCACGTCAACATGTTGTAAATGGGCGTCGCCGTCCACCGCTCACGCCGGATGTGGGGGGTATTTTGGGGCAAGTCATGGGGGATATCTAAAGGTTGGTCGGTTTCGGTCGGTAGCTTTCCCGGATACACAGGATGGTTAGAACCTGGATCTTCATCGTGTATCCTGGCCAAAGGTCAAAATAAAAAGGCCCTGTACATCTCCACGGACTTGGTTACAAACCAGGTTCCACCAGCTGATTCTCGGCGTTCAAAGACTCGGATTCGATCAAAGTAGTTCTCAGCTTTCAGCGCAGATGCTGCAATTGCACCTATCAACTTGACGATTAGCCCAGCACCGTTGCATAATGTCAAATTCAGAGGGGGGAAAAAGTACCAGCGGGTCCGGCGCCAATAATTGCAACCGATTTGATGTCCGACTTAAGACCATTCATAGTATAAGTATGCAGGCAAATAAAGAGAAATTCCAAGCCCGCTTACAACGTCTCAAAGAAATGCACGACATGGAAATACACGCCCACGGCTATGAGAAACAGCTGCGGGGAAGGGGGATCGAGCTCACATATCAATTCTTAGTCTCGCAACAATTGCACATGATCATTATGCCGATGCGGTCATTCTGTGGTTATCGCGTGTGGGAATGCGCCATATTGGTCGGTATTGCATCAGACTCTCCTTGACCAATCCGAATGGCCCTGCCTGCTTGTCGCCGCGTCCTAATCACCACCCCGGATCATGGGCTATTGCATTTGTCATCCGAGACGGAGCGATTGCGGGTCTCGGAATATCGCTGCAGGCTGCCGGTCCAGTTTCACCAACTTCATCCATTGCCCCAGCTTGCTGATGCCCAGGTTCGGGAGACGATCGAAACCATGGCGCACGAGGGTGATGTAGAGAGCCAAAGCAATCCTCACGAGGAGACACCACTGCTAAACGGCGAGCCGTCAAGTCCGAGGGTCGATGATCCCGAGTCCGAGCCCGGGAGGGGTAGATGGAGTTACTGGAGACTATTTTGGGCCGTCCTCGCAGTTGTCGTCGCCATTGTTTTTATCAAGGGCTGGATTGATGCGGGCAGCGACGTTGATGTTGGTCTATTCGCGACTTGTAATGCGCCCATCTATTCTCAGCTGACGCTTCTGCTTGCATCATAGTTTGACCTGAAGCATGCATTGAAGAAAGCGCTCGGTGGAGGTCTCAGCGGCGCCGCAGCCATGGTTTTACAAGTTCTGCTGCTAATGGTACCTCTTGTCCTCATAGATGTCATCGAATAAGAAGATACTGACGGAAACCAGCCACTTCGCACGATAATGAATTACCAGTACCGCTTTGGGACCTCGTTTACGACTGCGACCCAGACCCTATATCACGCAGGAGGGCTCGGTCGCTACTATCAGGGTCTCACAGCTGCACTTGTTCAAGGTATGTGGCGCAAGCATGTTTTGAATTGCTCAAACTGCCAAATAAGCATCTGGGAACTAACTGGCAATCATCCCAGGTCCCCTTGCAAGGTTTGGAGATACCGCTGCAAATGCCGGCATCCTTGCCTTGCTACAGTCCAATTCATACTTGAGTCAATTGCCCTCGCCCGCAAAAACAGTCTTTGCTTCTCTTTGGTATGAGTATGATTTTCAACAGATTTAGTCCTTTACGCTAAGACATGTACCAAGTGCTGCCGGTTTCCGGATGGTCCTCACTCCCATTGATACTCTAAAGACAACTCTCCAAGCACAAGGACCTAGTGGAATCGACTTGCTGCGCCAGCGCTTCCAGAAATACGGAATTGCGACACTGTGGTGGGGAGCATTTGCTACGGCGGGAGCAACTTTTGTCGGGCATTATCCGTGGTTTGCTACGGTAAGCTGAACGCTCGAATACAAGGCGTTAGCATCCAATTACTCACATACTGTAGTATAATCTCCTGAACGAATCCATCCAGGAGCCGCCCAAGTCGGAATTATTCCTGTGGTTGCTGCGTCTAGCTTTCATCGGATTTGTCGCATCCCTTATTTCCGACTCCGTGTCAAATTCCTTGAGAGTCGTCAAGACATATCGTCAAGTCAACGACACCCAAGTCTCTTATAGTAAGACTTGTGCCTGTTATTCTAAATGTGTCTTCTCTAATCATGGTATCCAGCCGAGGCGGTTAAGCTGGTGATTCAAGAGGATGGAGTCCTCGGACTTCTCGGACGAGGCCTCGCAACGCGAATACTATGCAACGGTCTACAGGGCGTCTTGTTTTCCATTTTGTGGAAAATCTTTCTCGATATGTACGTCTGACCCTGTTCCAGTGATACGTTAGCTGACTAGCTAATACTTGACGATGCAGCTGGGAAAAGACGACCAGCTCCTAAGACGCCGACTGTGGACGGTCAAGGCGACGCTCTAAGCACCCACGCTTCATCACTCCACATTATCCGCTTCACATGGTAGCAAATTTACCAATTTTTTGCGACAAATCAGTTTCTCTAGGTTTATTTACTGTCATTGTCAAAATGTGTGTGAACTGGTCAACTAGACCAAGGTTTCTAGATGCTATCAACTTTGTCGCCTTCGTGCCGTAAATTACACACGTACCAACGCATAAAATTTGCGCTCGATTTGGGTTTGGGGTTGAAATCCACAGAGAAACACCTGCATTCCTTCCTGTCTTAATTTAGTCTGTTTTGGTTACTAGTTTATGTGACCACGTGAAGCAAACCTAATTGATATTAGACTTATGCTAGCATTAAGAGTGTTTTTATAGTTCAGAGCAAGAGCATAAACCGATAAAATAGAGATAACTATCTAAGAATGTAATTAATAAGAAACCGCTTCAGTAAGACCATCTCTCTGCAAAGTTCATCGACGGTAGCTGAAGTTGGCGAAATTATAAGACAACCAGGTGGCCGAGTGGAAGGTCTTTGTGGCTAGCTCTCGAATCTATGTCTTGTAATAGTATAAGCATCATGACCAAAGATCATGT is part of the Metarhizium brunneum chromosome 4, complete sequence genome and harbors:
- the fmo1_1 gene encoding Thiol-specific monooxygenase, which encodes MNGLKSDIKSVAIIGAGPAGAIAASALKAENYFDRIRVFERRESAGGTWIHDEDPGSNHPVYPGKLPTETDQPLDIPHDLPQNTPHIRRERWTATPIYNMLTTNVPDIAMCFSDSRFAYGPFVPHYVARQYVENYFAIHQTDSFLELNTTVEDLSSVSLPAPSGARGWKLTLRKHDATRNLDVWREEFYDAVVLANGHYSVPYVPQVPGLEAYMAKFPGRVSHSKFYRSPLLYEHKRVIVVGNSASGHDVAADLVSAAQHPVHVSRRSKSKWDGDEPPPGISWKPTIREFQPDGRVVFADDTYLDNVDAVIYCTGYKASFPFWNEEVNKQPLWDYKADRLVKSYRHTFFRDYPNLGIVGLPRTLTFRSFEYQAIALARLWSNRNSMPLPSREEQEAWEVQQAEKTRARGAKFHDVPWENGETAEYLGYLFDIAGLGTLSGEGRIPPALGRDLVWAIDNIHKYPEHSARDKKGVGGDCIEEGWVLVANGRRSHLGFI